The Candidatus Dependentiae bacterium genome contains a region encoding:
- a CDS encoding MerR family transcriptional regulator: MKMEKRRFRIGQLAKHLGVEKFVIRFWEKEFNLVTHRSSGGQRFYDEKDLEQFKKIRELLYERGFTIAGAQKQLEKDLVPITVRPSIKTNIITPDKQNVSKEQKELESQLRNLQKQLVKLRELL, from the coding sequence ATGAAAATGGAAAAAAGACGTTTTAGAATAGGACAACTTGCCAAACATCTCGGTGTGGAAAAGTTTGTTATTCGCTTTTGGGAAAAGGAATTCAATCTTGTAACACATCGTTCTTCTGGCGGGCAACGTTTTTATGATGAAAAAGACCTAGAACAATTTAAAAAAATTAGAGAACTTCTTTATGAGAGAGGATTTACCATTGCTGGCGCACAAAAACAACTAGAAAAAGATCTGGTACCCATTACAGTTCGTCCTTCTATTAAAACAAATATAATAACTCCAGATAAACAGAACGTTTCAAAAGAACAAAAAGAATTGGAGTCACAACTTCGTAATTTGCAAAAACAGTTAGTAAAGCTCAGAGAACTCTTGTGA
- the yidC gene encoding membrane protein insertase YidC, with protein MNIKFKDLLLPLGFALVITWGFQYFFINHAGNNISKETGVVSGQTFVAPQTKQTLKPLNTEVDFFDEQRAVPVQETIVETEFARYIFSTDGGCLQSVLFKRAINGQQETITTVAAPPENEREVRCFLLALGEKTPYYYNLANKKDNDETVKLAYKAETDQALVIKTFTIHKKTHKIDVEIGVQPKVNKSLEARLFFSAPRMLELGEYDVVSAVMNDAQGSITRTARNSIDLNQGRYTPSFFGADNRYFIHVLIDDIQGFASRAYYKLTGKDDLFAILESSEITKQTSWKLSFYFGPKEENAMVAVDQRLEQTLGYSGWFAFISKFLLKVLKFFYSYLRNYGLAIILLTIIMRLVMFPFTINTYEQRKKGSEYKKKLAYLQQKYKSDPERLAQERAALIKKHGLPGIGGCLPMLLQLPVFIALSRLLNSSFELYHAPFFWVKDLSAKDPYYILPFLVFFAMLIQAVTMPGNKESRLPMLGMAFVFGAIAANFSAGLALYIFISTSLSVFQAIVTTKMNRA; from the coding sequence ATGAATATTAAGTTTAAAGATTTATTGCTTCCATTAGGATTTGCTTTGGTTATAACGTGGGGGTTTCAGTATTTTTTTATAAACCATGCTGGTAATAATATTTCAAAAGAAACCGGGGTTGTTTCTGGTCAAACATTTGTCGCACCACAAACAAAACAAACGCTTAAGCCGCTCAACACAGAAGTTGATTTTTTTGATGAGCAGCGTGCTGTTCCTGTACAAGAAACAATTGTTGAAACTGAGTTTGCTCGTTATATATTTTCAACTGATGGGGGATGTTTGCAAAGCGTTTTATTTAAGCGCGCAATAAATGGCCAGCAGGAAACAATTACAACCGTTGCTGCGCCTCCGGAAAATGAGCGTGAAGTAAGATGTTTTTTATTAGCACTTGGAGAAAAAACACCATATTACTATAATTTAGCTAATAAAAAAGACAATGACGAGACGGTAAAGCTTGCTTACAAGGCAGAAACAGATCAAGCTTTGGTAATCAAGACGTTTACTATACATAAAAAAACACACAAAATTGATGTGGAAATCGGTGTGCAGCCAAAAGTTAATAAGTCATTAGAGGCTCGGTTGTTTTTTTCTGCACCTCGGATGCTAGAACTTGGTGAATACGATGTGGTATCAGCAGTGATGAATGATGCACAAGGATCAATAACGAGAACAGCAAGAAATAGTATTGATCTTAATCAAGGGCGTTACACACCATCATTTTTTGGTGCAGACAATCGTTACTTCATCCATGTGCTTATTGATGATATTCAAGGTTTTGCCAGTCGAGCATATTACAAGTTAACTGGCAAGGATGATCTGTTTGCTATTTTAGAAAGTTCTGAAATTACCAAGCAAACGTCATGGAAGCTTTCGTTTTATTTTGGTCCAAAAGAAGAGAATGCTATGGTAGCAGTTGATCAGCGTTTGGAGCAGACGCTGGGCTATTCGGGTTGGTTTGCTTTTATTTCTAAGTTCTTACTTAAAGTTTTAAAATTTTTTTATAGCTATTTACGCAATTACGGACTTGCCATTATTCTTTTGACTATTATTATGCGCCTTGTAATGTTTCCGTTTACCATCAATACATATGAGCAGCGTAAAAAAGGTTCCGAATATAAGAAGAAGCTGGCTTATTTACAGCAAAAATATAAAAGTGATCCAGAACGGCTAGCTCAAGAGCGGGCGGCATTAATAAAAAAACATGGTTTACCTGGTATTGGGGGGTGTTTGCCAATGTTGTTGCAGTTGCCAGTTTTTATAGCACTTAGTCGTTTGCTCAATAGCTCGTTTGAATTGTATCATGCACCATTTTTCTGGGTTAAAGATCTTTCGGCAAAAGATCCGTATTACATTTTACCTTTCTTGGTATTTTTTGCGATGTTGATCCAAGCGGTAACTATGCCGGGAAACAAAGAATCAAGACTGCCAATGCTAGGCATGGCATTTGTTTTTGGTGCAATTGCTGCAAATTTTTCTGCTGGTCTTGCATTATATATTTTTATTAGTACATCGCTTTCTGTGTTTCAGGCAATTGTTACGACCAAAATGAATCGAGCATAG
- a CDS encoding aminopeptidase P N-terminal domain-containing protein, whose amino-acid sequence MKKQICMVTVFILVCVAKGFGMSGGSALVNDFSMHVLRRKELINTIKQEYSNKKGVVVLFAGFEDDRHVFRQESSFYYLTGIKEASTVLVMDMDGETTLYLPNCGVSRSSWIYSPVELTQENAKIMGIDSVTTLGQPCRGYQLHPYFAQSEYQALLERLDNEIKNGGSIFTLVPDNAHEYQQQRLVLNRISQFILDFPQLLVDISGHVAAMRQRKDIKEIEKLYKAVEITVMAHEAAAGVIAPDVSECEVQASIEYMFIGSYARAAFPGIVAGGKNGTILHYTANKDTLKAGDLVVVDIGAEYDYYCADITRTYPVSGKFTEWQKKIYNFVLETQDYIASLARPGYWLSNKDYPEKSLNHLAKKYLQECGYGDYFIHGIGHYLGLDVHDVGDYKRPLQEGDVITIEPGIYIPEEKIGIRIEDDYWIVKDGAICLSEHLPKKPEEIEAMVQQNVEYTKPQLVHDFVTEARS is encoded by the coding sequence ATGAAAAAGCAGATATGTATGGTTACTGTTTTTATATTAGTGTGTGTAGCAAAAGGATTTGGTATGTCTGGAGGGAGCGCTTTGGTAAATGACTTTTCTATGCATGTGCTGCGTAGAAAAGAATTGATTAACACAATAAAACAAGAGTATTCCAATAAAAAGGGTGTTGTTGTATTATTTGCTGGCTTTGAAGATGATCGCCATGTATTTAGGCAAGAAAGTTCTTTTTACTATTTAACGGGAATAAAAGAAGCAAGTACGGTATTGGTGATGGATATGGATGGTGAGACTACGCTGTATCTGCCAAATTGCGGTGTGAGCCGAAGTAGTTGGATTTATTCTCCTGTTGAGCTTACGCAGGAAAATGCCAAAATAATGGGTATAGATTCAGTTACAACTCTTGGTCAACCATGCAGAGGATATCAGTTACATCCATACTTTGCACAAAGTGAGTATCAAGCACTTTTGGAGCGCCTTGATAATGAAATTAAAAATGGAGGATCGATCTTTACGCTTGTACCAGATAATGCACATGAATATCAGCAGCAACGATTAGTATTAAACCGTATTTCTCAATTTATTCTAGATTTTCCTCAACTGTTGGTTGATATTTCGGGACATGTTGCAGCAATGCGTCAACGTAAAGATATAAAGGAGATAGAAAAATTATATAAAGCAGTAGAAATTACGGTAATGGCTCACGAGGCGGCAGCAGGGGTTATTGCTCCAGATGTGTCTGAATGTGAAGTGCAAGCAAGTATTGAATATATGTTTATTGGCTCATATGCGCGCGCAGCATTTCCAGGTATTGTTGCAGGCGGAAAAAATGGTACTATTTTGCATTACACAGCAAACAAAGATACCTTAAAAGCGGGCGATCTGGTTGTTGTAGATATTGGTGCAGAATACGACTATTATTGTGCTGATATTACACGTACATATCCAGTTTCTGGCAAATTTACAGAATGGCAAAAGAAAATTTATAATTTTGTGTTAGAAACGCAAGATTATATTGCATCTCTTGCACGTCCTGGCTATTGGCTTTCTAATAAAGACTATCCCGAAAAGTCATTGAATCATTTGGCAAAAAAATATTTACAAGAGTGCGGTTACGGAGATTATTTTATTCATGGTATTGGACACTATCTTGGCTTAGATGTTCATGATGTTGGTGATTATAAACGACCATTACAAGAAGGGGATGTTATTACTATTGAGCCTGGTATTTATATCCCAGAGGAAAAAATTGGTATTCGAATTGAAGATGATTATTGGATTGTTAAAGACGGCGCGATATGTCTAAGTGAACATCTTCCCAAAAAACCAGAAGAAATTGAGGCTATGGTTCAGCAGAATGTGGAGTACACAAAACCACAGTTAGTTCATGATTTTGTAACAGAAGCGCGTAGCTAG
- the rplS gene encoding 50S ribosomal protein L19, giving the protein MKAKGLTKETINQLGVYERNFPDFNIGDTIAVSQWIKEGDKKRLQVFQGFVLRMSENGASKTFTVRKIGANSISVERIYPYYSPLIESIKFVSKGKVRRAYLGYMRDRTGKRSRVQELVRTRQQKDQIAQAHANDITAPEEPEVQEHTENKE; this is encoded by the coding sequence ATGAAAGCTAAAGGCCTTACTAAGGAAACAATTAACCAATTGGGTGTGTATGAGCGTAATTTTCCTGATTTTAACATTGGCGATACAATAGCAGTATCGCAATGGATTAAGGAGGGGGATAAAAAGCGTTTGCAGGTGTTTCAGGGTTTTGTTCTCAGAATGAGTGAAAACGGTGCGTCTAAAACATTTACTGTACGAAAAATTGGTGCAAATAGTATTTCAGTTGAACGTATTTATCCATACTATTCTCCATTAATCGAGTCAATTAAATTTGTGAGCAAAGGTAAAGTGCGTCGTGCGTATCTTGGCTATATGAGAGATCGAACAGGTAAGCGTTCTCGTGTACAAGAGTTGGTCAGAACTCGTCAACAAAAAGATCAAATTGCTCAAGCTCATGCCAACGATATTACTGCTCCAGAAGAGCCAGAAGTGCAAGAGCATACCGAGAATAAAGAGTAG
- the trmD gene encoding tRNA (guanosine(37)-N1)-methyltransferase TrmD, with protein sequence MNNISIISAFPGLYTEFLKTSLIGKARENKIVDVNVDSLFSFVSPKERIDAPTFGHGAGMVIRPEVIQRAIEAKEAEKGNAFKIFFSPNGKKLNQHVLKYIAQRVAEKKHIMLLPARYEGMDDRIEQEYADEIISVGDFVLMGGDIPAMMLLEGLLRFVPGVVGKQASVEHDSFSCAFVDYPEYCAPVEWRGHVVPEVVRSGNHAAMATWRRDEAAKRTVLRHFDWLRTSAPTQQERTLASKYIPSHYAALMHTDVLIGSEGIEGTTSVTSIDIHDIARSAKTYGIKKFFVVTPLIDQQKIVSTLLDFWQKGVGVTYNYSRHRAVKQVILQESLDEVIKAIEHKEGKKPLLIATSAKTSIHQQVITYHDQTKVWAQDRPVLFLFGTGQGLAQRVLERCNYLLVPVIGLSDFNHLSVRSAVAIILDRWLGLNQKLV encoded by the coding sequence ATGAATAATATTTCAATTATTTCCGCGTTTCCAGGCTTGTATACAGAATTTCTGAAAACAAGTTTAATCGGTAAAGCACGGGAAAATAAGATTGTTGACGTTAATGTTGATAGTCTTTTTTCGTTTGTATCTCCAAAAGAACGAATTGATGCACCAACCTTTGGCCATGGTGCTGGAATGGTTATCAGGCCAGAGGTTATTCAGCGTGCAATTGAAGCAAAAGAGGCTGAAAAAGGGAATGCATTTAAAATTTTTTTCTCTCCTAATGGCAAAAAATTAAATCAACATGTACTCAAATATATAGCGCAACGTGTTGCTGAAAAAAAACATATAATGCTTTTGCCTGCTCGTTATGAGGGCATGGATGATCGAATTGAGCAAGAATATGCGGATGAAATAATTTCGGTTGGTGATTTTGTATTAATGGGTGGTGATATACCCGCAATGATGTTGCTTGAAGGTTTGCTACGATTTGTGCCTGGTGTTGTTGGTAAACAGGCATCTGTTGAGCACGACTCATTTTCTTGTGCATTTGTTGATTATCCGGAGTACTGTGCGCCGGTTGAGTGGAGAGGACATGTGGTTCCTGAAGTAGTACGATCTGGTAATCATGCTGCTATGGCTACGTGGCGACGAGACGAGGCGGCAAAACGAACGGTATTGCGTCATTTTGATTGGTTGCGTACAAGTGCGCCAACACAGCAAGAGAGGACGCTGGCGTCAAAATATATACCGTCTCACTATGCTGCTCTAATGCATACGGATGTTCTTATTGGTTCTGAGGGAATTGAAGGTACCACGTCGGTAACTTCAATTGATATACATGACATTGCCCGTTCTGCGAAGACATATGGTATTAAAAAGTTTTTTGTTGTTACGCCACTTATTGATCAGCAAAAAATAGTTAGTACACTACTTGATTTCTGGCAAAAAGGTGTAGGAGTAACGTATAACTACAGCCGTCATAGAGCGGTTAAACAGGTTATACTACAAGAATCTCTGGATGAAGTTATTAAAGCAATTGAGCATAAAGAGGGCAAAAAGCCGTTGTTAATTGCAACGTCAGCAAAAACAAGTATACATCAACAAGTTATTACATATCATGATCAAACGAAAGTGTGGGCGCAAGATAGGCCAGTGCTATTCTTGTTTGGTACTGGTCAAGGACTTGCTCAGCGGGTGCTTGAACGTTGTAATTATCTGTTGGTTCCAGTAATTGGATTATCTGATTTTAACCACTTATCAGTTAGGTCTGCGGTGGCAATTATTTTAGATCGTTGGCTTGGATTAAACCAAAAATTAGTTTAG
- the rplM gene encoding 50S ribosomal protein L13, with the protein MNKAFFLKKEDVKPVWKHINAEGKVLGRLATEIANVLRGKDRAYFTAHTDSGDYVVVTNAEKVVLTGSKWADKEYVRHSGYPGGLKKTTAKELLAKKPTEIVIRAVKGMLPKNKLNHKIIKKLKVYAGSEHPHKAQLG; encoded by the coding sequence ATGAATAAAGCGTTTTTTCTCAAAAAAGAAGATGTAAAACCTGTTTGGAAGCATATTAATGCTGAGGGTAAAGTGCTAGGTCGCTTAGCAACTGAGATTGCTAATGTACTTCGTGGAAAAGACAGGGCTTACTTTACGGCACATACAGATTCTGGTGATTATGTGGTCGTTACTAATGCGGAAAAAGTTGTGTTGACTGGTAGCAAGTGGGCAGACAAAGAATATGTTCGCCACAGTGGTTATCCTGGTGGATTGAAGAAAACAACAGCAAAAGAGTTGTTGGCAAAAAAACCAACAGAGATTGTTATTCGAGCGGTTAAAGGTATGTTGCCCAAAAATAAGCTTAATCATAAAATTATCAAAAAATTGAAGGTTTATGCAGGATCTGAGCATCCTCATAAAGCTCAACTGGGATAA
- a CDS encoding UDP-N-acetylmuramate--L-alanine ligase has translation MYRKKAHIHFVGIGGIGMSGIATILAYQGYEISGCDTDLQQKTIVDLKALGATIVEGNNQLLCHQNTIDILVYSSAIKANNPEIIAAQKRGVATIGRALMLAELMRTKYSIAIAGSHGKTTTTSLISHILINAQLDPTVIIGGNLKNISTNARLGQGDFLVAEADESDRSLSHLHATLAIVTNIDLEHLETYKNLEDIKQTFKHFLNNIPFYGKAIICIDDLNVQSLLPLPHIQFIKYGIISPEADITAKDITLYPEKSIFSLWEQKSNTLVGSIELTMPGRHNILNALAAIALARELGISFTTIARSLNTFKGIERRFSYKGTTFAGAEIFDDYGHHPKEIECTLLTARKRSKKNLTVVFQPHRYTRTHKLWDMFIQTFLNSNIDSLIITDIYPASEAPITNITSKKFAQALLQHNPPFTVTYVPYEYDFCSIKKELIKNVQKDDLILLLGAGKINQLAQYLV, from the coding sequence ATGTACAGAAAAAAAGCTCACATTCATTTTGTTGGTATCGGAGGCATTGGCATGAGTGGCATTGCCACGATTCTTGCTTACCAAGGTTATGAAATATCTGGTTGCGATACAGACTTGCAGCAAAAAACAATTGTAGACCTCAAGGCACTTGGTGCAACAATAGTTGAGGGTAATAACCAACTTTTGTGCCATCAAAATACTATTGACATCCTTGTTTATTCCTCTGCCATAAAAGCTAACAATCCTGAAATTATTGCAGCACAAAAACGTGGTGTTGCTACTATTGGACGAGCACTTATGCTAGCAGAGCTCATGCGCACAAAATACAGCATAGCCATTGCAGGATCACATGGTAAAACAACAACAACTTCACTTATTTCTCACATATTAATTAATGCACAGCTCGATCCAACCGTAATCATTGGCGGTAATTTAAAAAACATATCTACCAATGCACGACTTGGGCAAGGTGATTTTCTCGTTGCAGAAGCGGATGAAAGCGACCGATCATTATCACATTTGCATGCAACACTTGCCATTGTTACTAACATTGATTTAGAGCATTTAGAAACATATAAAAATTTAGAAGATATTAAACAAACATTTAAACATTTTTTAAATAATATACCCTTTTATGGAAAAGCAATTATTTGTATTGATGATCTCAATGTGCAATCACTTTTACCACTACCACACATACAGTTTATTAAATATGGTATAATATCACCAGAAGCTGATATTACAGCAAAAGACATCACTCTTTATCCTGAAAAATCAATATTTAGCCTCTGGGAACAAAAAAGTAACACTCTTGTGGGATCTATAGAGCTTACTATGCCAGGCAGACACAACATATTGAATGCTCTTGCTGCAATTGCCCTTGCACGAGAACTAGGCATTTCCTTTACCACTATTGCACGATCATTAAACACCTTCAAAGGTATTGAGCGACGTTTTAGCTACAAAGGCACAACATTTGCTGGTGCAGAAATTTTTGATGATTATGGGCACCATCCTAAAGAGATTGAATGCACGTTACTTACTGCAAGAAAACGCTCAAAGAAAAATCTTACTGTTGTTTTCCAGCCACATCGATACACTCGTACCCATAAACTCTGGGATATGTTTATCCAAACATTTCTAAACAGCAATATTGATAGCCTCATCATTACTGATATTTATCCCGCGAGCGAAGCACCCATTACAAACATTACAAGTAAAAAATTTGCACAAGCACTTTTACAGCATAATCCTCCATTTACAGTCACATATGTACCATACGAGTATGATTTCTGCTCTATCAAAAAAGAACTTATAAAGAATGTACAAAAAGACGACCTCATATTGCTCCTTGGGGCAGGTAAAATCAACCAACTCGCACAATATCTTGTTTGA
- the recR gene encoding recombination protein RecR: protein MIQKIPALAQLLKVLQQVPYLASKNLYRVATYFLTLDEHNIEQFCKTLLLVKKTIVPCQICFVWKQKGVDCVFCSAPKRDQHIVCVVESWQELLSIEKTEGYTGVYHILGGLICPLEGIGPDDLTISALAKRVEENKIQEIILAFNQTPEGEATAAFIARTLKVFSVKISCLARGMPVGSSLETMDRLTVYKALSERKPF from the coding sequence ATGATACAAAAAATTCCAGCGTTGGCTCAGCTACTCAAAGTGTTACAACAAGTACCATATTTGGCGTCAAAAAATTTGTATCGTGTAGCAACGTATTTTTTAACGCTGGATGAGCATAATATTGAGCAATTTTGCAAAACATTGCTTTTGGTTAAAAAAACAATTGTTCCTTGTCAAATATGCTTTGTCTGGAAGCAAAAAGGTGTTGATTGTGTTTTTTGCTCTGCACCAAAAAGAGATCAACATATTGTATGTGTCGTTGAATCGTGGCAAGAGCTACTTTCAATAGAAAAGACAGAAGGATACACAGGTGTATACCATATTTTGGGTGGCTTAATATGTCCACTTGAAGGTATAGGTCCGGATGATTTGACTATTAGTGCGCTTGCAAAACGTGTTGAAGAAAACAAAATACAAGAAATTATTTTAGCATTTAATCAAACACCTGAGGGTGAAGCAACAGCAGCTTTTATTGCGCGTACACTTAAAGTGTTCTCTGTAAAAATTTCATGCCTTGCGCGCGGTATGCCTGTTGGCTCATCATTGGAAACAATGGATCGCTTGACTGTATATAAAGCACTGTCTGAAAGAAAGCCCTTTTAA
- the ffh gene encoding signal recognition particle protein translates to MFDFLTNKLSSIFSTISDSSRLTEKNIKDALNSVQDALLQADVPYDLVQVFIENVKKEVIGQKVIAALKPGEQLVKVVHDQLKDFLGDQKEVKKFEFQFPSTVMVMGLQGSGKTTTLSKLAFWIKKDKKNKSKKVLLGSVDFYRPAAIDQLEIIAGQAGADFYRSQETDPVYAARDIQKYAKQHNYDVLLLDTAGRLHVDDAMLKELQAIDVGVRPTHKLLVLDAMTGQESLNVAKTFEKHVGFDAVIMSKMDSDSRGGAAFSFRYALKKQIAFIGIGEKVEDLELFHPDRMAGRILGMGDLTSLAEKADATIKKSEQEAAYSSFISGNFSLQDFASQMDMMGRIGSMSSLLKYIPGMGGLKLSPEMIQKGEQEMKRFKAIINSMTPKERLRPSILDKSRKKRVAMGAGVDLSQVNQLLQRFEQSKQYVKLFKKFGGFKQPF, encoded by the coding sequence ATGTTTGATTTTTTAACCAATAAACTCTCGTCAATTTTTTCTACAATCAGTGATAGTAGTCGTTTGACAGAAAAAAATATTAAAGATGCTCTTAATAGTGTGCAGGACGCATTGCTTCAAGCAGATGTGCCATATGATTTAGTACAAGTGTTTATCGAAAATGTAAAAAAGGAAGTGATTGGGCAAAAAGTAATTGCCGCTCTTAAGCCGGGTGAGCAGCTTGTGAAAGTGGTACATGATCAACTGAAGGATTTTTTAGGCGATCAAAAAGAAGTGAAAAAATTTGAGTTTCAGTTTCCGTCTACCGTAATGGTTATGGGTTTACAAGGTTCCGGTAAAACAACGACATTATCAAAATTAGCATTTTGGATTAAAAAAGATAAAAAAAATAAGAGCAAAAAAGTTTTGCTTGGATCAGTTGATTTTTATCGTCCTGCAGCAATTGATCAATTGGAGATTATTGCAGGACAAGCGGGTGCCGATTTTTATCGTTCACAAGAAACTGATCCGGTGTATGCAGCACGAGATATTCAAAAATATGCAAAGCAGCATAATTATGATGTATTACTTCTTGATACTGCAGGTAGATTGCATGTTGATGACGCTATGCTTAAAGAGTTGCAGGCAATTGATGTAGGCGTACGGCCAACGCATAAACTACTAGTGCTTGATGCGATGACAGGGCAGGAATCGCTTAATGTTGCAAAAACATTTGAAAAGCATGTCGGTTTTGATGCGGTGATAATGAGTAAAATGGATAGTGATAGCCGTGGTGGAGCAGCATTTTCATTTCGTTATGCACTCAAAAAGCAAATTGCATTTATTGGTATTGGTGAAAAGGTTGAAGACTTAGAGCTCTTTCATCCAGACCGTATGGCTGGCAGAATACTCGGTATGGGTGACTTAACGAGTCTGGCAGAAAAGGCAGATGCAACAATTAAAAAATCAGAACAGGAAGCGGCTTATAGTTCATTTATAAGTGGTAACTTTTCGTTGCAAGATTTTGCAAGCCAAATGGATATGATGGGTAGAATAGGGTCAATGAGCTCTTTGCTTAAATATATTCCGGGTATGGGTGGTTTGAAATTGTCCCCCGAGATGATTCAAAAAGGCGAACAAGAGATGAAACGTTTCAAGGCTATTATAAATTCTATGACACCGAAAGAGCGTCTCCGACCGTCTATTTTAGATAAATCTCGCAAAAAAAGAGTTGCTATGGGTGCTGGGGTTGATCTATCACAGGTTAATCAATTGTTACAGCGCTTTGAACAAAGCAAACAATATGTTAAGCTGTTCAAGAAGTTTGGTGGTTTTAAACAACCTTTTTAA
- a CDS encoding site-2 protease family protein, with protein sequence MSLVSLPQSFFFLIIGILGISFLIAFHELGHFLFCKLFNIHTPSFSIGFGPRLISKKIGSTEFKISVIPLGGYVEIAGSAEPGQGKQKDANRMDEQSFAIKPFWQKFLVMIGGILFNMAFAYFTFVIIFMTGLPKSRLLAPLTMKPTISTVADNSAAQKGGLKVGDTILAVENQKIGNDVGKLLKLLKPLANQKILLRIARDGKEKTLKLSTDSREFMGEKIASLGVDFELQEIRSKSLLDSIKAGIALTNKFIADTLKAFKHILTKHDVQQMGGPIMIIAATAKGAGQGLKIFFIFLAIISINLAVLNLIPLPILDGGQILFHLIEALFGRQLPIKVREYIAIASWICFLLLFVYLSAQDIYRLAGVYIQKILHIFRL encoded by the coding sequence ATGAGTTTGGTAAGTCTACCTCAAAGCTTCTTTTTTCTTATTATCGGCATTTTAGGAATAAGTTTTTTGATAGCATTTCATGAGCTTGGCCACTTTCTTTTTTGTAAACTATTCAACATTCACACCCCATCTTTTTCTATAGGTTTTGGCCCTCGACTGATCAGCAAAAAGATTGGCTCAACAGAATTCAAAATTTCAGTAATCCCACTTGGTGGCTATGTAGAGATTGCAGGATCAGCAGAGCCTGGACAAGGTAAGCAAAAAGACGCAAATAGAATGGATGAACAGTCATTTGCTATCAAACCGTTTTGGCAAAAATTTCTCGTTATGATTGGTGGTATTTTATTCAATATGGCGTTTGCATATTTTACTTTTGTGATAATCTTCATGACTGGCCTACCAAAATCTCGCCTGTTAGCCCCTCTAACCATGAAGCCAACTATATCTACCGTAGCTGATAATTCAGCGGCACAAAAAGGTGGATTGAAAGTTGGTGATACTATTCTTGCTGTCGAAAATCAAAAAATTGGTAATGACGTAGGAAAATTACTTAAATTGTTGAAGCCGCTTGCAAATCAAAAAATTTTACTACGCATTGCACGAGACGGCAAAGAAAAAACACTAAAACTCAGCACAGACTCACGTGAATTTATGGGAGAAAAAATAGCTTCCCTAGGAGTAGATTTCGAACTTCAAGAAATCCGGAGCAAATCATTGCTTGACTCAATCAAAGCAGGCATAGCACTGACTAATAAGTTCATTGCCGACACATTAAAAGCATTTAAGCACATTTTAACCAAGCATGACGTACAACAAATGGGCGGCCCAATCATGATTATTGCAGCAACCGCCAAAGGTGCCGGACAAGGTTTGAAAATCTTTTTTATTTTCTTGGCTATCATCAGCATAAATCTAGCTGTATTGAATCTGATTCCACTGCCCATACTTGATGGTGGTCAAATCTTATTTCATTTAATTGAAGCACTTTTTGGCCGTCAATTACCGATTAAAGTTCGTGAGTACATTGCTATTGCCAGCTGGATCTGCTTCTTACTCTTGTTTGTATACCTAAGCGCACAAGATATCTATCGCCTTGCAGGAGTATATATTCAGAAAATTTTGCACATATTCCGCCTATAA
- the rpsP gene encoding 30S ribosomal protein S16 has protein sequence MPVRIRLSRIGKKKVPFYRIIAVDGRKKRDGKFLQDLGTYDALNSRLIQFDQEGVDKWISVGAQPSESALKIIKRFKRDGIASGPVRKAIVEQPQLVAEENIEKADKQ, from the coding sequence ATGCCAGTTAGAATTCGCCTATCGCGTATTGGTAAGAAAAAAGTTCCGTTTTATCGTATTATTGCAGTTGATGGTCGTAAGAAAAGAGACGGTAAGTTTTTGCAAGATTTGGGTACCTATGATGCACTCAACAGCCGTTTGATTCAATTCGACCAAGAAGGTGTTGATAAATGGATTTCTGTTGGCGCACAGCCAAGTGAATCTGCGCTGAAAATTATTAAGCGTTTCAAGCGTGACGGTATTGCTTCTGGCCCAGTTAGGAAAGCTATAGTTGAGCAACCACAACTTGTGGCAGAAGAAAATATCGAAAAAGCTGATAAACAATAG